The following are encoded in a window of Scophthalmus maximus strain ysfricsl-2021 chromosome 6, ASM2237912v1, whole genome shotgun sequence genomic DNA:
- the wnk2 gene encoding serine/threonine-protein kinase WNK2 isoform X2 translates to MESVDDPSKDPPLGSTFSSEPNLDSDVNANACRSICENGTDHNVNVQNAAPRGASDPSMYPPTDYQGLIRQRFIRRSLWVSDAEEQPVDTTPECANSSAVLNIDLRTIVDRTRSRGRHGGRPGLQETSGTESRAELEERATERVSAHEGKAEGREPEPEPEVEPEVEVEVVPPDVAGKAGSDENEEEPGTKAVSTSPGGRFLKFDIELGRGSFKTVYKGLDTDTWVEVAWCELQERKLSKVERQRFKEEAEMLKALQHPNIVRFYDFWESPVKGKKCIVLVTELMTSGTLKTYLKRFKVMKPKVLRSWCRQILKGLHFLHTRTPPIIHRDLKCDNIFITGPTGSVKIGDLGLATLKRASFAKSVIGTPEFMAPEMYEEHYDEAVDVYAFGMCMLEMATSEYPYSECQNAAQIYRKVTSGVKPASYSKVSDPEIKEIIGECICHRWEERYSIKDLLNHAFFAEDTGVRVELNEEDDGKKSSIALKLWVEDPKKLKGKYKDTGAIEFTFGLVNEVPEVVAQEMVESGFFLDCDVKIVGKSIRDRVALIKWRRERTVSSGNGETQQNLLQVPSTGVPQGATLATTDYEDQEVEQQTLSCTVPATTSTTSDSGGSSIMQLDDLNHHQNGTYQSPPESISTAQMIYSPPAQADPQLRQGPYQQPTAQAVHENYTQASTHLHQGAYQQTTGQLHPGAYQQTAAQTYQSQTTVSAPPTPAPTVLHSRQTAQSFPAAAPALQTQPGQEQCHLQAAAVLPQFPSLYPVVQTGGHMPYPFSSAPLPSAYSSSGPSLSSTYFSPSPHRPSLPLTPHAAMPSIPALGTPQTPLSTPQHMSVVALPIPLLTMTMPPALPQQQGGSHTTHPSPLSQVRTTPYPAPHPELELADQPVQVQMIVPQANLGDVQILAPVHPVFPAGHTPLWGSRVDAETTAAGLDLTVAPTVQSPVPAPASISVSTTVQVEAQAPPQTPPLVSAQNQPPAMSQPPASIPTSAPKQVSIAAPAPASAPVTAPDTASVIASVQAPVLLPAGIQTAVSLPECASLVSTQQNLETTYASNTHQPEFSVEDVLQDKPVSLPNYAYDSLNSDVTSGKETSDGYDSLASVGKGDGKPRKHHRKSARTRSRQEKTSKPKLSMLNVCNTGDKMVECQLETHNHKMVTFKFDLDGDAPEEIATYMVENGFILLLEKEIFIDQLKDIVDKAEDMLSEDIEGERASTLSCSPQQGQMSEGLVGESQQLGAPQPVYQQNVLHTGKRWFIICPVEETPTSSQETPSDGTTTQSPGSSTTTQPADSGTARPSASREEGSSSTMSGGSGGFSYEVYGFCSPPIMSNTDPLLLATLSPPVSAPPTLQSVSSVEPAGSSVHPSVHQARPARAQTLPPSFPHTSFPVDESQGSPLGPVSPSNATRQIPEMTSPVSLAEEIPCCPLVMPLSLDVSGSQGGSPLTPLPLQDPDPAKEPMSVSYGSAARSERPQQPVVLHQPFSSMGGSKVSSLPQSPAPSQHGAGPGESDGEGRLGRGGFVDSTIKTLDEKLRNLLYQEYAPMYPSGSTAETPGSCTEYIQSPPGPDSATGGSGNSTPGPMGEGRYRAGEQLPQIPERMDSLSTLSDSAVCASMSRRHVPHSASCSGTRGRFKIISVPPEVANRRDVKQRSWSSAASPAHPMRYSQDHVQAEAMVTSTTIGRFSVVSTEDDITQRTRCSRYSAPPDFYLDTPPSMAKRGSLPRALTSTSVPVDITVHARFLSSDSGAESSPAKLAPATPSQHTRSERRGSDLMKRAVAFLRRSGRSSSVQSSDSPSRHGGVHGSAYGSSDNDSEMEDSDMKRELTRLREKHLKEISELQAHQRGEVELLYHRLGKAPPSGLGLSHAAPHTSRRKRSTKHKLKPGKLLSPLVQQFRNVTTKTSDSSRNSAAAGAGEPALSLNGSPAKGSFPTPRSCTSHIPSSTSEPVQTQQPCSLKGSLSSDNIYAGLQGDGTSAQAPPGQGWSNYPQPSERVTYKSSSKPRARFLRSTLKRLCIGKERGSRSAAGSGTFNQSQQPPTGATPPPPPHQPVMGLAQAQANNSNNKTGTYTGASMGASEKDLPEDLQRLMDDWAQEVLIVTHRPRTSSLSISGQQLWDQVVQRTHRQLASASFVSSWTTSGPDTCTLPLSWPDSPGSTMVITGPHHQPYSPAPFGALSSFPLPSGVFAFPVVPSAPDAPSPTLAPSYQPPDPKARTL, encoded by the exons ATGGAGTCGGTGGACGACCCAAGCAAAGACCCGCCACTGGGATCCACATTTTCCTCAGAGCCAAATTTAGACTCGGACGTCAATGCAAATGCCTGCAGGTCTATTTGTGAAAACGGCACGGACCACAATGTCAACGTACAGAACGCAGCCCCGCGGGGGGCCAGCGACCCCAGCATGTATCCCCCCACCGACTACCAGGGGCTCATCCGCCAGAGGTTCATCCGGAGGAGCCTGTGGGTGTCCGACGCGGAGGAGCAGCCGGTGGACACCACGCCGGAGTGCGCCAACAGCAGCGCGGTGCTCAACATTGACCTGCGGACCATCGTGGACCGGACTCGCAGCCGGGGGCGTCACGGAGGCCGGCCGGGCCTGCAGGAGACGTCCGGCACGGAGAGCCgggcggagctggaggagcgCGCCACGGAGCGCGTGAGCGCGCACGAGGGGAAGGCAGAGGGAagggagccggagccggagcccgAGGTCGAGCCCGAGGTCGAGGTCGAGGTCGTGCCCCCAGATGTCGCGGGCAAAGCAGGAAGTGACGAGAACGAAGAGGAGCCCGGCACGAAGGCGGTGTCCACCTCACCCGGGGGGCGCTTCCTCAAGTTTGACATTGAGCTGGGCAGAGGGTCCTTCAAGACGGTCTACAAGGGTCTTGACACTGACACCTGGGTCGAGGTGGCGTGGTGTGAACTCCAG GAACGGAAGCTGTCTAAAGTTGAGAGACAGAGGTTCAAAGAGGAGGCTGAGATGTTGAAGGCTCTCCAGCATCCCAATATTGTGCGATTTTATGACTTCTGGGAATCACCGGTGAAAGGGAAGAAGTGTATCGTTCTGGTGACAGAGCTAATGACCTCAGGGACACTAAAAAC GTATCTGAAGCGCTTCAAGGTGATGAAACCTAAAGTTCTTAGGAGCTGGTGCAGACAGATTCTCAAAGGCCTCCACTTTCTCCACACAAGGACTCCTCCAATCATCCATAGAGACCTCAAATGCGacaacatcttcatcactggCCCCACAGGCTCTGTCAAGATCGGAGACCTGGGCCTGGCAACACTAAAGAGGGCCTCCTTCGCTAAAAGTGTTATTG GCACTCCAGAGTTCATGGCCCCAGAGATGTATGAGGAGCACTATGATGAAGCTGTGGATGTCTATGCCTTTGGGATGTGCATGTTGGAGATGGCCACTTCAGAATACCCCTACTCCGAGTGTCAAAATGCTGCACAGATCTACCGTAAAGTCACCAGT GGGGTGAAACCTGCTAGCTACAGTAAAGTCAGTGACCCTGAAATTAAGGAAATAATCGGGGAGTGTATCTGTCACAGATGGGAAGAAAG GTACTCCATCAAGGACCTCTTGAATCATGCCTTCTTTGCCGAGGATACTGGCGTGAGGGTGGAGCTCAATGAAGAAGATGATGGGAAGAAATCATCCATTGCTCTAAAGCTGTGGGTCGAGGATCCTAAAAAGCTGAAAGGAAAATACAAGGACACGGGTGCCATTGAGTTTACCTTTGGATTGGTGAATGAGGTCCCAGAGGTTGTCGCCCAAGAAATG GTCGAATCAGGGTTTTTCCTGGACTGTGACGTGAAGATTGTCGGAAAGTCAATCCGAGACCGCGTGGCTCTCATCAAATGGAGGAGGGAGCGGACTGTCTCGTCAGGAAATGGCGAGACGCAGCAGAACCTGCTGCAGGTGCCCAGTACCGGTGTACCACAGGGAGCCACATTAGCTACAACCGATTATGAAGACCAAGAGGTGGAGCAGCAGACCCTGAGCTGCACTGTGCCAGCCACCACATCTACAACAT CTGACAGTGGAGGGAGCTCTATCATGCAATTAGATGATCTAAACCATCATCAAAATGGGACCTACCAGTCTCCTCCAGAGTCAATTTCCACAGCTCAGATGATTTACAGTCCTCCTGCACAGGCTGACCCTCAGCTGCGCCAGGGGCCCTACCAGCAACCCACAGCACAGGCCGTACATGAAAACTACACACAAGCATCCACACATTTACACCAGGGAGCCTACCAGCAGACTACAGGTCAACTGCATCCTGGGGCTTATCAACAAACTGCGGCACAAACGTACCAGTCTCAAACA ACAGTTTCTGCTCCACCTACGCCAGCTCCCACTGTGCTCCATAGTCGACAGACAGCACAGAGCTTCCCAGCCGCAGCCCCCGCTCTGCAGACGCAGCCCGGCCAGGAGCAG TGCCATCTTCAAGCAGCTGCTGTCCTGCCCCAG tTCCCCTCACTATATCCTGTTGTTCAAACAGGGGGCCACATGCCATATCCCTTCTCCTCAGCCCCTTTGCCATCTGCCTACAGCAGCAGTGGCCCTTCACTGTCTAGCACCTACTTCTCACCTTCACCCCACCGTCCCTCCCTTCCTCTGACCCCTCATGCTGCCATGCCCTCTATACCTGCTCTTGGCACCCCTCAGACCCCTCTGTCCACACCTCAACACATGTCCGTTGTGGCACTCCCAATCCCGCTTCTTACCATGACCATGCCCCCTGCACTGCCCCAGCAGCAGGGCGGCTCCCATACCACCCATCCCTCACCTCTCTCCCAGGTACGAACCACCCCATACCCCGCCCCCCACCCTGAGCTGGAACTGGCTGACCAGCCTGTCCAG gtACAGATGATTGTTCCACAGGCGAATTTGGGAGATGTTCAGATTTTGGCTCCAGTCCACCCTGTCTTTCCTGCTGGTCATACTCCTCTCTGGGGAAGCAGGGTCGATGCAGAAACTACTGCAGCTGGTCTGGACTTAACTGTGGCTCCTACAGTTCAATCTCCAGTTCCAGCCCCAGCCTCAATCTCAGTCTCAACTACAGTACAAGTTGAAGCCCAAGCACCGCCACAAACTCCACCACTGGTCTCAGCACAAAACCAACCACCAGCCATGTCTCAACCTCCAGCTTCAATCCCAACTTCAGCCCCAAAACAGGTTTCAATAGCAGCACCAGCTCCTGCCTCAGCCCCAGTTACAGCACCAGACACAGCTTCTGTCATCG CTTCAGTCCAAGCTCCAGTTCTGCTGCCTGCTGGCATCCAGACAGCCGTCTCTTTGCCTGAGTGTGCCAGCCTGGTCTCAACTCAGCAAAACCTCGAAACAACATATGCATCTAACACCCATCAACCAGAGTTCAGTGTAGAG GATGTGCTTCAGGACAAACCAGTATCTTTACCCAACTACGCTTATGACAG tCTTAACTCTGACGTGACCTCTGGTAAGGAAACAAGTGATGGCTATGACAGCTTGGCTAGTGTGGGGAAGGGCGACGGAAAACCCAGGAAACACCACCGCAAGTCTGCCCGTACACGTTCTCGGCAAGAAAAGACCAGCAAACCCAAACTCAGCATGCTCAAT GTTTGCAACACTGGCGATAAAATGGTTGAATGTCAGCTGGAGACTCACAACCACAAAATGGTGACATTTAAATTCGATCTGGATGGAGATGCTCCAGAGGAGATTGCCACTTACATG GTGGAGAATGGCTTCATCCTGCTGTTAGAGAAGGAGATCTTCATTGACCAGCTAAAGGACATTGTGGATAAAGCTGAGGACATGCTGAGTGAAGACATAGAGGGCGAAAGGGCCTCCACCCTGAGCTGCAGTCCTCAACAAGGCCAGATGTCTGAGGGGCTAGTGGGAGAG AGTCAGCAGCTTGGAGCACCTCAGCCTGTCTATCAGCAGAATG TTCTTCATACAGGGAAGAGATGGTTCATAATCTGCCCTGTAGAAGAGACACCCACATCCAGCCAGGAGACCCCATCTGACGGCACGACCACACAGTCTCCTGGGAGTTCAACCACTACCCAGCCTGCTGACAGTGGCACTGCAAGGCCATCTGCATCCAGAG AAGAGGGTTCATCTTCTACAATGTCTGGTGGAAGTGGCGGCTTCTCCTATGAAGTGTATGGATTCTGTAGTCCTCCAATAATGTCCAACACAGACCCACTTCTTTTGGCCACTCTGTCCCCTCCTGTGTCTGCTCCCCCAACCCTTCAGTCGGTGTCATCAGTGGAGCCTGCTGGCAGCTCTGTGCACCCAAGTGTGCATCAGGCTCGGCCAGCCAGGGCTCAGACTTTGCCCCCGTCATTCCCACATACGTCTTTCCCAGTGGATGAGTCACAGGGATCCCCTCTGGGCCCCGTGTCCCCGAGCAATGCTACTCGGCAGATCCCGGAAATGACAAGTCCTGTGTCTTTGGCTGAAGAGATTCCCTGCTGCCCTCTGGTCATGCCACTATCTCTGGATGTGAGCGGTTCACAGGGTGGGTCTCCTCTCACCCCACTTCCACTACAGGATCCAGATCCAGCCAAAGAGCCGATGTCTGTCTCGTACGGCTCCGCAGCACGAAGCGAGCGGCCGCAGCAGCCTGTAGTGCTCCACCAGCCTTTTTCCAGCATGGGAGGATCCAAAGTGTCCTCACTACCCCAGAGCCCAGCGCCATCCCAGCACGGTGCAGGGCCCGGTGAGTCAGACGGCGAAGGACGGCTTGGCCGCGGGGGCTTCGTGGACAGCACCATAAAAACACTGGACGAGAAACTAAGGAACTTGCTCTACCAGGAATATGCTCCCATGTATCCGTCAGGCAGCACTGCAGAGACACCAGGCTCCTGCACCGAGTACATCCAGTCTCCTCCTGGTCCAGACAGCGCCACAGGAGGGTCAGGAAACAGCACGCCAGGGCCGATGGGGGAGGGACGCTACAGGGCCGGAGAACAGCTG CCTCAGATTCCAGAGAGGATGGATAGTTTGAGCACACTGAGTGACTCAGCTGTTTGTG CTTCCATGTCAAGAAGACACGTTCCTcattctgcttcctgctctggAACAAGAGGTCGATTTAAG atcATTTCTGTACCTCCGGAAGTGGCCAACAGACGAGATGTGAAACAAAGAAGCTGGAGCAGCGCTGCCTCACCGGCACACCCTATGAGATACAGTCAGGACCATGTTCAGGCTGAGGCCATGGTTACTTCCACCACAATTGGCCGTTTCTCTGTGGTTAGCACTGAGGACGACATTACACAGAGAACACGCTGCAGCCGCTACTCTGCCCCGCCTGATTTCTACCTGGACACCCCTCCTTCCATGGCCAAGCGGGGCTCCCTCCCTCGTGCCCTGACCTCGACCTCGGTCCCCGTGGACATCACGGTCCACGCACGCTTCCTCTCCTCGGACTCAGGGGCTGAGAGCAGCCCTGCAAAGCTGGCTCCTGCCACCCCATCTCAACATACTCGCTCTGAGCGCAGAGGAAGTGACCTCATGAAGAGGGCAGTGGCCTTCCTCCGTCGCTCaggccgcagcagcagcgtgcAGAGCTCTGACTCACCAAGCAGGCATGGAGGCGTCCACGGCTCAGCCTATGGCAGCAGTGATAACGACTCGGAGATGGAGGATTCTGACATGAAGAGGGAACTAACGAGACTGAGGGAGAA ACATCTGAAAGAGATCTCTGAGCTGCAGGCCCATCAGCGGGGAGAAGTGGAACTGCTATATCATCGGCTTGGCAAGGCCCCTCCTTCCGGCCTGGGTCTCTCACACGCTGCACCTCATACCAGCCGTAGAAAGAGGTCAACCAAGCACAAGCTAAAGCCTGGAAAACTTCTCAGCCCTCTGGTTCAACAATTTAGAAATGTTACAACCAAAACGAGTGACTCCAGCAGAAACT ctgctgctgcaggtgcaggtgagCCTGCATTGAGTTTAAATGGCTCTCCAGCCAAAGGGTCTTTCCCCACTCCACGGTCGTGCACGAGCCACATTCCCAGCTCAACCTCAGAGCCTGTGCAGACTCAGCAGCCCTGTTCCCTCAAGGGCTCTTTGTCTTCTGATAATATTTACGCTGGACTTCAAGGAGACGGTACCAGCGCACAAGCTCCACCCGGACAAG GCTGGTCTAATTACCCTCAACCATCTGAGAGAGTGACCTATAAATCCAGTAGCAAGCCACGAGCTAGATTTCTCA GGTCAACACTGAAGCGACTGTGTATTGGCAAAGAGCGAGGCAGCA GGTCTGCAGCCGGATCAGGGACTTTCAATCAATCACAGCAGCCGCCCACCGGTGCcacacctccgcctcctcctcatcagccAGTGATGGGACTGGCCCAAGCTCAGGCtaataacagcaacaacaagacAGGCACATACACTGGCGCATCCATGGGTGCCAGTGAAAAAGACCTGCCTGAAGACTTGCAACGGCTGATGGACGACTGGGCCCAGGAGGTTCTTATTGTCACCCACAGGCCACGAACCAGCTCTCTGAGCATCAGTGGGCAGCAGTTGTGGGATCAGGTCGTGCAGCGAACACACAGACAACTGGCTAGTGCTTCCTTT GTATCTTCATGGACAACCTCTGGTCCAGACACCTGCACTCTGCCCCTGTCATGGCCGGACAGCCCCGGGTCAACAATGGTGATCACGGGGCCCCATCATCAGCCCTACTCTCCTGCTCCATTCGGGGCCTtgtcctccttccctctcccttcAGGAGTTTTTGCCTTTCCTGTTGTGCCCTCTGCCCCAGATGCCCCCAGCCCAACCCTGGCTCCATCATATCAGCCGCCCGACCCCAAAGCCAGGACTCTATAA